The proteins below come from a single Caulobacter segnis ATCC 21756 genomic window:
- a CDS encoding twin-arginine translocation signal domain-containing protein, which produces MFSCSSDAPDRRSFLKTSAFGAAALGTGWAVASPASPHAVGLFTDLRDTSVPPGKQLIETSGFQVAGVGAAVYRRSSNVGETHFRSRSADGAWWELNEKRVTLAMLGAQDSEPGSGAATAVSSKPTVVGKRQMVRAGQLINMPNGSVPLVIAGDGARVDDVRIAGDTLAPQLIGAASTVGGLSNVHVRSVVLGGVGVRTLHGVNLAVGGLRNWSFRDLAIDSAGYGFLTNVPSGVSGASNMRLMDFSISAGSDAIELNAPYAAQINTVIWGGHLQARPADRKTSGFSLGLAHCSSFVAGGFVSIGSSNEGVHVEDGSSLGVLGAFVLNETGTEGIRHYRSGKNWGEGTPIVFSAFAAARAERVGFAGSSGFYNAYDAQGAQGRSPIVAAYFKGYETGLYLNGPELFSVGYVSVDGATNVLHLSSMGKALSSVVYSEGAKVFLREEGGRGGGAEAGAFHQLDSAPLKIIQPSIEPRRSVACVSEFSCPALGPIPREASGPSGMWIDLFAAPALMNARVKVRALGQGSMYWSADVFYDGRTVTVERVLKKTSGDLEVLEPSLRVAGGKMQFLVKAKNVGALKSIWLHVAGEYCL; this is translated from the coding sequence ATGTTCTCTTGCTCCTCCGATGCGCCAGACCGCAGATCCTTCCTGAAGACGAGCGCGTTCGGCGCCGCGGCGCTGGGAACGGGTTGGGCCGTGGCCAGTCCCGCATCACCTCACGCTGTCGGTCTGTTTACCGACCTGCGGGACACGAGCGTACCGCCGGGAAAGCAACTGATCGAAACAAGCGGCTTCCAGGTGGCGGGTGTCGGAGCGGCGGTATACCGGCGCTCCAGCAATGTCGGGGAGACGCATTTTCGGTCCCGTTCCGCAGATGGAGCCTGGTGGGAGTTGAACGAAAAAAGAGTGACGCTCGCCATGCTCGGTGCGCAGGACTCTGAACCGGGGAGCGGTGCTGCGACCGCAGTGTCTTCTAAGCCTACTGTCGTCGGCAAGCGTCAGATGGTTCGCGCCGGACAGCTCATCAACATGCCAAACGGCAGCGTACCGCTTGTCATCGCGGGCGACGGAGCCCGCGTGGACGATGTACGCATCGCGGGAGATACACTGGCGCCGCAGCTTATCGGGGCAGCTTCCACCGTCGGCGGGCTATCGAACGTCCATGTGCGCTCTGTGGTACTGGGTGGCGTAGGCGTAAGGACGCTGCACGGCGTGAACCTGGCGGTCGGCGGTCTTCGGAATTGGAGTTTCCGGGACCTCGCCATCGACAGCGCTGGCTACGGCTTCTTGACGAATGTGCCCTCCGGCGTGAGCGGGGCGAGCAACATGCGCCTCATGGACTTCTCGATCTCCGCAGGCTCTGACGCGATCGAACTGAACGCGCCTTACGCCGCCCAGATCAATACCGTCATTTGGGGCGGGCACCTTCAAGCAAGGCCAGCCGACCGTAAGACATCGGGGTTCTCCCTAGGGCTGGCTCACTGCTCATCCTTCGTAGCTGGCGGTTTTGTGTCTATTGGCTCGTCCAACGAGGGTGTCCATGTAGAGGATGGGTCCTCGTTGGGTGTCCTCGGCGCCTTCGTCCTGAACGAGACGGGGACAGAGGGTATCCGTCACTATCGGTCGGGGAAAAACTGGGGCGAAGGGACACCAATTGTCTTTTCTGCTTTCGCTGCCGCGCGAGCAGAAAGGGTCGGCTTCGCGGGAAGCAGCGGCTTTTATAATGCTTATGACGCACAGGGCGCTCAGGGGCGTTCACCCATCGTCGCCGCGTACTTCAAGGGCTATGAAACAGGGCTGTATCTAAATGGCCCTGAGTTATTCTCTGTCGGCTATGTCTCGGTGGACGGCGCAACCAACGTTCTTCACTTGTCTTCCATGGGCAAAGCGCTCTCTTCAGTCGTTTACTCTGAGGGGGCCAAGGTCTTCTTGCGGGAGGAGGGTGGCAGGGGAGGTGGGGCGGAGGCTGGCGCCTTCCACCAACTAGACAGCGCACCGCTTAAGATCATCCAGCCTTCTATTGAACCCCGCCGCAGCGTCGCCTGCGTATCAGAGTTCAGTTGCCCGGCTCTTGGCCCTATTCCTAGGGAGGCCAGCGGCCCCAGCGGTATGTGGATTGATCTCTTTGCCGCGCCAGCTTTGATGAACGCCCGTGTGAAAGTCCGCGCGCTCGGCCAGGGGAGTATGTACTGGTCGGCGGACGTTTTTTATGACGGTAGGACTGTGACCGTCGAGCGGGTGTTGAAGAAGACGAGCGGGGACCTAGAGGTCTTGGAGCCGAGTCTGAGGGTGGCCGGCGGAAAGATGCAGTTCTTGGTCAAGGCCAAAAACGTGGGCGCCTTGAAATCCATCTGGCTCCACGTAGCTGGCGAATATTGTCTTTAG
- a CDS encoding glycosyltransferase, producing the protein MRLLHVIPSSSPAYGGPIEGLIRQNETTLGMVERELVTLDRPEDPWVGGCPMTVHPMGKRRPTKGWPAHYGYTPDLIPWLRENLTRYDAAVVHGLWNYASFAASRVLPHSSLPYFVFSHGMLDPWFKARYPLKHLAKQAFWTVADGPLLSGAQAVFFTTEEEKLLAHNQFFGHRYRPKVVGYGTARTPIATPLQKQAFEALTPGLAGQRYLLFLSRIHPKKGCDLLIRAFAETAHLDPTLHLVIAGPDEIGIVNDLKAQAAAAGIADRIHWPGLLKGDAKWGAFHHCEAFVLPSHQENFGIAVAEALACGRPVLITDKVNIWREVSNANAGLVETDDQAGTTRLLQRWAELTPEEKNVMASSSSRLFFEKFDVSRTGPALIELIREQVVALQVV; encoded by the coding sequence GTGAGGCTTCTTCACGTCATTCCGTCGTCCAGCCCCGCCTACGGCGGGCCGATCGAGGGCCTCATCCGGCAGAATGAGACCACTTTGGGCATGGTAGAGCGCGAGCTCGTAACCCTTGATCGTCCTGAAGATCCATGGGTTGGGGGCTGCCCGATGACAGTTCACCCTATGGGCAAGCGACGCCCGACCAAAGGTTGGCCGGCGCACTACGGCTATACGCCCGACCTTATTCCTTGGCTTCGCGAGAATCTCACGCGCTACGACGCCGCGGTTGTCCATGGACTCTGGAATTATGCGAGCTTTGCCGCCTCCCGTGTCCTTCCCCACTCGTCGCTTCCCTACTTCGTGTTCTCGCACGGCATGCTGGATCCTTGGTTCAAGGCTCGCTACCCGCTCAAGCATCTCGCCAAGCAGGCCTTCTGGACAGTGGCGGACGGCCCTCTGCTCTCTGGCGCCCAGGCTGTGTTCTTCACCACCGAAGAAGAAAAGCTGCTCGCGCACAACCAATTCTTTGGCCATCGCTATAGACCCAAGGTCGTGGGCTATGGCACCGCTCGCACGCCCATAGCGACGCCTCTACAGAAGCAGGCTTTTGAAGCGCTGACCCCCGGGCTGGCCGGACAACGGTACTTGCTGTTCCTTAGCCGCATCCACCCCAAGAAGGGATGTGACCTCCTCATTCGCGCCTTCGCCGAGACGGCGCATCTGGACCCAACCCTTCATCTGGTCATCGCCGGCCCTGACGAGATCGGCATCGTCAACGACTTGAAGGCTCAGGCCGCGGCGGCCGGCATCGCTGATCGAATCCACTGGCCAGGCCTGCTGAAGGGCGACGCCAAGTGGGGAGCCTTCCATCATTGCGAAGCGTTCGTTCTGCCTTCGCACCAGGAGAACTTTGGCATTGCCGTCGCTGAGGCGTTAGCCTGCGGCCGCCCTGTGCTAATTACAGACAAGGTGAATATCTGGCGTGAGGTTAGCAACGCCAATGCAGGCCTCGTCGAGACAGATGATCAAGCTGGGACGACAAGGCTGCTTCAGCGATGGGCTGAGCTGACGCCTGAAGAGAAGAACGTCATGGCATCCTCCTCAAGTAGGCTTTTTTTCGAGAAGTTCGACGTAAGCCGAACAGGTCCCGCGCTGATCGAACTAATCCGCGAGCAAGTTGTCGCGCTGCAAGTAGTCTAG
- a CDS encoding exopolysaccharide biosynthesis polyprenyl glycosylphosphotransferase, which translates to MLIVSNPTAEQLPCAVQASPVAKDPLKRAMDILVAGGALLFFAPLLALVAVLIKLESSGPVLFRQARGGLNGQAFTIFKFRSMRCQENGSKVVQAKRDDDRITTVGRIIRKTSIDELPQLLNVLRGDMSIVGPRPHALAHDEHYGAQIANYHLRFRARPGLTGLAQIKGLRGGTNEVEAMAARIDADNEYIERWTLSGDIKILLMTVPHLLMAENAY; encoded by the coding sequence GTGCTGATCGTATCTAATCCGACAGCGGAACAGCTACCATGCGCCGTTCAGGCGTCGCCGGTGGCGAAGGATCCGCTTAAGCGAGCGATGGACATTCTGGTGGCGGGGGGCGCCTTGCTCTTTTTCGCGCCTCTGCTTGCGCTCGTCGCCGTGCTGATCAAGCTGGAGTCGTCGGGACCGGTGCTCTTCCGTCAGGCCCGCGGCGGCTTGAACGGCCAAGCCTTCACGATCTTCAAGTTCCGCTCGATGCGTTGCCAGGAGAACGGCTCCAAGGTCGTTCAAGCTAAGCGCGACGATGACCGCATCACCACGGTCGGCCGGATTATCCGCAAGACCAGCATCGACGAGTTGCCGCAACTGCTGAACGTCTTGCGCGGCGACATGTCGATCGTGGGGCCGCGTCCTCACGCTCTCGCGCACGACGAGCATTACGGCGCCCAGATCGCCAACTATCACTTGCGGTTCCGGGCGCGTCCTGGCCTGACGGGTCTGGCGCAGATCAAGGGGTTGCGTGGCGGCACCAACGAGGTTGAGGCCATGGCGGCCCGGATCGACGCCGATAACGAATATATCGAACGCTGGACGCTGAGCGGCGACATCAAGATCCTCTTGATGACGGTCCCGCACCTCCTGATGGCTGAGAACGCATATTAG
- a CDS encoding purple acid phosphatase family protein, which translates to MTQTLSRVLDASLKLAVTLSCGAALAALSLGSAVAAAEGPAKARAPAEPVIAGGKPQRLIVNPTEDPSRGFAVTWRMEAGAGKGLVEYAEATPGPAFEDAVQTVMADSEVIQYVPRNGPPVSAIAHSAVIDGLKPETLYVYRVGDGRAFSAWRQVRTAAASAKPFTFLYFGDVQNEVESHGSRVMRMARRLAPEAALALYAGDLINRSDADREWAEWFDMAPDLHAELLTLPSPGNHEYGPPVDGRQPLAPQWRQQFTLPRNGPAGVSALSETVYQVDYQGVRFLSLDADAISDSPELADATLKWLEARLTDNPNVWTVVFLHYPIFSTAKGRDNAELRAALEPVLQKHGVDLVLQGHDHTYARGRKGGPVYVVSVAGPKQYVGGDREWASRKATGVQLFQAISVDGGELTYKAYTATGALYDAFRLSKLARGKPARLIDLAPKSAELDLKRAP; encoded by the coding sequence ATGACCCAGACCCTGTCCCGCGTCCTCGACGCATCTCTCAAGCTGGCGGTGACGCTGAGCTGCGGCGCCGCCCTGGCGGCCTTGTCGCTGGGGAGCGCGGTGGCGGCCGCCGAGGGGCCGGCCAAGGCGCGAGCGCCGGCTGAACCGGTCATCGCCGGGGGCAAGCCCCAGCGGCTGATCGTCAATCCGACCGAGGATCCCTCGCGCGGCTTCGCGGTGACCTGGCGCATGGAGGCGGGCGCTGGCAAGGGTCTCGTGGAATACGCCGAAGCCACGCCTGGCCCGGCGTTCGAGGACGCTGTCCAGACCGTGATGGCCGACAGCGAGGTGATCCAGTATGTCCCCCGCAACGGCCCGCCGGTCTCGGCGATCGCCCATAGCGCCGTGATCGACGGGCTGAAGCCGGAAACCCTCTATGTCTACCGCGTGGGCGATGGCCGGGCCTTCAGCGCCTGGCGCCAGGTCCGCACCGCCGCGGCGAGCGCCAAGCCGTTCACCTTCCTCTATTTCGGCGACGTTCAGAACGAGGTCGAGAGTCACGGCTCGCGGGTCATGCGCATGGCGCGTCGCCTGGCGCCGGAGGCGGCTCTGGCGCTGTACGCCGGCGACCTGATCAACCGTTCGGACGCCGACCGGGAGTGGGCGGAGTGGTTCGACATGGCCCCGGATCTCCACGCCGAGCTTCTCACCCTGCCCAGCCCCGGCAACCACGAATACGGCCCGCCCGTCGACGGTCGTCAGCCCCTGGCGCCGCAGTGGCGTCAGCAGTTCACCCTGCCACGTAACGGCCCGGCTGGAGTTTCGGCTCTGTCGGAGACCGTCTACCAGGTCGACTATCAGGGCGTTCGGTTCCTGTCCCTCGACGCCGATGCGATCAGCGACTCTCCGGAGCTCGCCGATGCGACGCTGAAGTGGCTGGAGGCCAGGCTGACCGACAATCCGAACGTCTGGACCGTCGTCTTCCTGCACTATCCGATCTTCTCGACCGCCAAGGGGCGCGACAACGCCGAGCTCCGGGCGGCGCTGGAGCCGGTGCTGCAGAAGCATGGCGTGGATCTGGTGCTTCAGGGGCACGACCATACCTACGCGCGGGGACGCAAGGGCGGGCCGGTCTATGTGGTCTCGGTGGCGGGGCCAAAGCAGTATGTGGGCGGCGACCGCGAGTGGGCCAGCCGCAAGGCGACCGGGGTGCAGCTGTTCCAGGCGATCAGCGTCGACGGCGGCGAGCTGACCTACAAGGCCTATACCGCCACCGGCGCGCTCTACGACGCCTTCCGCCTGAGCAAGCTTGCCCGCGGCAAGCCCGCGCGGCTGATCGACCTGGCGCCCAAGAGCGCCGAACTCGACCTGAAGCGCGCGCCATGA
- a CDS encoding UDP-glucose dehydrogenase family protein, translated as MRVAMIGTGYVGLVSGACFADFGHVVTCIDKDPSKIERLERGEIPIFEPGLDDLVARNVREGRLFFTLDGAQAIKEADAVFIAVGTPTRRGDGHADLSYVYAAAEEIAGLIDGYTVVVTKSTVPVGTGDEVEAIIKKVRPDAQFAVVSNPEFLREGAAIEDFKRPDRVVVGTDDERAQAVMRDLYRPLSLNETPIVFTGRRTSELIKYAANAFLAMKITFINEMADLCEKVGADVQSVAKGIGLDKRIGGKFLNAGPGYGGSCFPKDTIALVKTAQQYGAPTRLIETTVEVNTARKKAMADKVAAAIGTTNLAGKTIGVLGVTFKPNTDDMRDAPSLDILPALQAMGAKVQAFDPEGAKEAAHMLEGVEFKAGAYEAAEGADALVILTEWDQFRALDLDRVKLLLKAPVVVDLRNVYKAAEMERHGFTYASIGRG; from the coding sequence ATGCGCGTAGCGATGATTGGCACGGGTTATGTTGGCCTGGTGTCTGGGGCGTGTTTCGCCGACTTCGGTCACGTGGTGACGTGCATCGACAAGGATCCGAGCAAGATCGAGCGGCTGGAGCGGGGCGAGATCCCGATCTTCGAGCCTGGGCTTGATGACCTGGTGGCGCGCAACGTGCGCGAAGGTCGCCTGTTCTTCACCCTGGACGGCGCCCAGGCGATCAAGGAGGCCGACGCGGTGTTCATCGCCGTCGGCACGCCGACCCGTCGCGGCGATGGCCACGCCGACCTGTCTTACGTCTACGCCGCCGCTGAAGAGATCGCCGGCCTGATCGACGGCTACACCGTGGTAGTCACCAAGTCGACCGTGCCGGTGGGCACCGGCGACGAAGTCGAGGCAATCATCAAGAAGGTCCGCCCCGACGCCCAGTTCGCCGTGGTCTCCAACCCCGAGTTCCTGCGTGAAGGCGCGGCGATCGAGGACTTCAAGCGCCCCGACCGCGTGGTGGTCGGCACGGACGACGAGCGGGCCCAGGCGGTGATGCGCGACCTCTACCGGCCGCTGAGCCTCAACGAGACGCCGATCGTCTTCACCGGCCGCCGCACCAGCGAGCTGATCAAGTACGCGGCCAACGCCTTCCTGGCGATGAAGATCACCTTCATCAACGAGATGGCCGACCTCTGCGAGAAAGTCGGGGCCGACGTCCAGTCGGTGGCCAAAGGCATTGGCCTGGACAAGCGGATCGGCGGCAAGTTCCTGAACGCCGGCCCGGGCTATGGCGGCAGCTGCTTCCCCAAGGACACCATCGCACTGGTCAAGACCGCCCAGCAGTACGGCGCGCCGACCCGGCTGATCGAGACCACCGTCGAGGTCAACACCGCCCGCAAGAAGGCCATGGCCGACAAGGTCGCCGCCGCCATCGGCACGACCAACCTGGCCGGCAAGACGATCGGCGTCCTGGGCGTGACCTTCAAGCCCAACACCGACGACATGCGCGATGCGCCCAGCCTCGACATCCTGCCGGCCCTGCAGGCCATGGGCGCCAAGGTCCAGGCCTTCGATCCGGAGGGCGCCAAGGAAGCCGCCCACATGCTGGAGGGCGTGGAGTTCAAGGCCGGCGCCTACGAGGCCGCCGAGGGCGCCGACGCCCTGGTCATCCTCACCGAATGGGACCAGTTCCGGGCCCTCGACCTCGACCGCGTCAAGCTGCTTCTGAAGGCGCCGGTCGTGGTCGACCTGCGCAACGTCTACAAGGCGGCCGAGATGGAGCGTCACGGCTTCACCTACGCCTCCATCGGACGCGGCTGA
- a CDS encoding putative colanic acid biosynthesis acetyltransferase: MSRVQDLSRFELPAGFRGRSAITVQLWWLVQATAFAASPQFLYGWRRWLLRCFGARIGKNVLIRPSARITYPWKVTIGDRSWVGDRAELYSLGEIVIGQDAVVSQNSYLCTGSHDIRAVGFDIFAQSITVEDEAWVAADVFVHPGVTIARGSVVGARSVVTKSTRPYYVHTGSPATPVSPRRSDLGILEQ, from the coding sequence GTGTCGCGCGTTCAAGATTTATCTCGGTTCGAGTTGCCTGCGGGTTTCAGGGGGCGATCGGCGATCACGGTGCAGCTATGGTGGCTAGTACAAGCCACGGCTTTCGCGGCGTCGCCCCAATTCTTATACGGATGGCGACGATGGCTTCTGCGCTGTTTTGGCGCTCGGATCGGCAAGAACGTGCTGATCCGACCCAGCGCCAGGATCACCTATCCCTGGAAGGTTACGATCGGCGACCGCAGTTGGGTGGGTGATCGGGCGGAACTCTATAGCCTGGGGGAAATTGTGATTGGCCAGGACGCGGTCGTTTCCCAAAACAGCTATCTGTGCACCGGCAGTCACGATATCCGTGCGGTAGGTTTTGACATCTTCGCTCAGTCCATCACGGTTGAAGATGAGGCGTGGGTCGCCGCCGATGTTTTCGTGCATCCAGGCGTGACGATTGCACGGGGCTCTGTCGTGGGCGCGCGTTCGGTGGTTACCAAATCCACGCGCCCCTACTACGTCCACACTGGATCCCCCGCCACTCCAGTGTCTCCAAGACGGTCCGATCTTGGGATTTTGGAACAGTAG
- the galE gene encoding UDP-glucose 4-epimerase GalE, whose amino-acid sequence MQTVLVTGGAGYVGAHCCLALAEAGFQPVVFDNLSNGHREHVQWGALEVGDIRDAARLDAVFAAHAPIAVLHFAARIEVGESVKNPGAFFDNNVGGAITLIEAARRAGVNAMVFSSTCATFGDPVTLPMNESHPQSPLNPYGRSKLMVEQALADYDRYVGFKSVVMRYFNAAGADPKGRIGELHEPETHAIPVAIQVALGQRPHFTIFGDDYDTRDGTAIRDYVHVLDLADAHVTALKRLLAGGSSETFNLGAGTGTTVRELVDGVVHATGRPLPLQMAPRRAGDAPVLVADNTKARQMLGWAPSRDLNVILSSAWRWHGSRVSSDR is encoded by the coding sequence ATGCAGACGGTTTTGGTGACCGGCGGAGCAGGCTATGTCGGGGCGCACTGTTGCTTGGCCCTGGCCGAGGCGGGATTTCAACCTGTCGTGTTCGATAACCTGTCCAACGGTCATCGCGAGCACGTCCAATGGGGCGCGCTTGAAGTCGGCGATATCCGCGATGCCGCCCGGTTGGATGCCGTGTTCGCGGCCCACGCGCCTATCGCCGTCTTACATTTTGCGGCCCGCATCGAGGTTGGTGAGTCGGTGAAGAACCCCGGCGCCTTCTTCGACAACAATGTCGGGGGCGCCATCACCCTGATCGAGGCCGCCCGTCGGGCCGGCGTCAACGCCATGGTCTTTTCTTCGACCTGTGCGACGTTCGGCGATCCCGTGACGCTCCCGATGAATGAGAGTCATCCACAGTCGCCATTGAATCCTTATGGCCGCAGCAAGCTGATGGTCGAGCAGGCTCTGGCCGACTATGACCGCTATGTCGGGTTCAAAAGCGTGGTAATGCGCTACTTCAACGCCGCCGGCGCCGATCCTAAAGGACGCATTGGCGAGTTGCACGAACCCGAGACGCACGCCATTCCGGTGGCGATACAGGTGGCTCTGGGCCAGCGACCCCATTTCACGATCTTTGGCGACGATTACGACACTCGTGACGGCACTGCGATACGCGACTACGTTCACGTGCTGGACCTCGCAGACGCCCATGTCACGGCTCTGAAGCGGTTGCTAGCGGGCGGATCGTCGGAAACGTTCAACCTGGGAGCCGGAACGGGCACCACCGTGCGCGAGCTGGTCGACGGCGTTGTTCACGCCACCGGAAGGCCGCTGCCGCTGCAGATGGCGCCGCGCCGTGCTGGCGATGCGCCCGTGCTGGTCGCCGACAACACCAAGGCGCGACAGATGCTCGGCTGGGCGCCCTCGCGCGATCTCAACGTGATACTGTCCAGCGCATGGCGCTGGCACGGAAGTCGAGTTTCCAGCGATAGATGA
- a CDS encoding glycerophosphodiester phosphodiesterase family protein, translating into MMHRLALGVLLCLMAAAAAWGAPPPERCAETPAMTAALARLARPEAGLMIAAHRGVHSQAPENSLAAIEAAIAAGADIVEIDVAVTTDGTPVLMHDRTVERTTTGQGPVEGKTASEIADLRLKGRDGRASNEPPPTLARALALACGRILVDLDLKSDRLGPIVETVNASGMRATSLYFDSDPAVLANVRALDPAARLMVRLTTDVSLADLLAITGPAAVAHADIESLTPTARGAIARLGLRVWLNSLGEADQRITRGDNKGVEDLLSMGGSVLQTDEVAALVALRRARLGGNPGAEAPSHQAQPGSLR; encoded by the coding sequence ATGATGCATCGTCTGGCCCTGGGGGTTTTGCTCTGCCTTATGGCCGCCGCCGCCGCGTGGGGGGCACCGCCGCCCGAGCGCTGCGCCGAGACGCCCGCCATGACCGCGGCGCTCGCGCGCCTGGCGAGACCAGAGGCGGGTCTGATGATCGCCGCCCATCGCGGCGTCCATAGCCAGGCGCCGGAGAACAGCCTGGCGGCCATCGAGGCCGCGATCGCCGCGGGCGCCGACATCGTCGAGATCGACGTCGCCGTGACGACCGACGGAACGCCGGTGCTGATGCATGACCGGACCGTCGAGCGCACCACCACGGGGCAAGGCCCTGTCGAGGGCAAGACCGCTTCGGAGATCGCCGACCTGCGACTGAAAGGGCGGGATGGCCGAGCCAGTAACGAGCCGCCGCCGACCCTGGCGCGAGCGCTGGCCCTGGCCTGCGGCCGCATCCTGGTCGATCTTGACCTGAAGAGCGATCGCCTCGGGCCGATCGTCGAGACGGTCAACGCATCGGGCATGCGCGCCACCAGCCTCTATTTCGACAGCGATCCGGCCGTCCTGGCGAACGTGCGGGCTTTGGATCCAGCGGCGCGCCTGATGGTTCGTTTGACGACGGACGTGTCGCTGGCCGATTTGCTGGCGATCACCGGACCCGCCGCCGTGGCGCACGCCGACATCGAAAGCCTGACGCCGACAGCGCGCGGCGCGATCGCCAGGCTTGGTCTGCGGGTCTGGCTCAACAGCCTGGGGGAGGCCGACCAGCGCATAACCAGGGGTGACAACAAAGGCGTGGAGGACCTCCTGTCCATGGGAGGCTCGGTGCTCCAGACCGACGAGGTCGCCGCGCTCGTCGCCTTGCGCAGGGCGCGTCTTGGAGGAAACCCTGGCGCTGAAGCTCCGTCACATCAAGCGCAGCCCGGAAGCCTAAGATAA
- a CDS encoding WcaI family glycosyltransferase, translating to MFGKGGSSPGSRKVAYPLGMNAERDPNPAQRVLIVALNYAPEQVGCAKYTTELAEDLVRRGHEVEVVCAPPYYPQWAIQEEYSGARWTTETLNGVKLHRTPLYVPPKPTGLKRVLHLLSFGAASLPVSVAAARRFRPNIVFAVAPTLTSATAALAAARAIKARSWLHIQDFEVDAAFDLGLLHNRGARSLALGVERALLRQFDQVSSISPAMTALLTRKGVEPDRIFELRNWVDVDAIQAMPAGYGTYRKEVGIPSDHLVALYSGNMAAKQGIEMLAEVARRMEASNAPITFLLCGDGPARAPLEVSCEGLGNVRFLPLQPVERLNELLNTADIHLLPQRPEAADLVLPSKLTGMLASGRPVVAMAQQGSGLASEIEGCGVAVEATVGAMAEGLLTLSRDAALRARLGSTARRCAEERWRKSAIISGFEDRLSALFAS from the coding sequence ATGTTCGGCAAGGGCGGGAGCAGCCCAGGCTCTAGGAAAGTCGCCTACCCGCTCGGCATGAACGCCGAGCGGGATCCGAACCCAGCGCAACGCGTCCTGATCGTCGCCCTGAACTACGCGCCGGAACAGGTGGGCTGCGCTAAATACACCACAGAATTGGCAGAAGATCTCGTCCGGCGAGGGCATGAAGTCGAGGTGGTTTGTGCGCCGCCCTATTATCCTCAGTGGGCAATCCAGGAGGAGTATTCGGGCGCGAGATGGACCACCGAGACTCTGAACGGCGTAAAACTGCATCGCACGCCGCTTTACGTGCCGCCAAAACCCACGGGGTTGAAGCGGGTGTTGCACCTCTTGTCTTTTGGCGCGGCTTCTCTTCCGGTGTCTGTCGCGGCGGCTCGTCGCTTCCGGCCCAACATAGTTTTCGCGGTCGCGCCCACGCTCACGTCGGCAACCGCGGCGCTTGCCGCCGCGAGGGCGATCAAGGCAAGAAGCTGGCTTCACATCCAGGATTTCGAGGTGGACGCCGCGTTTGATCTTGGCCTGCTCCACAATCGCGGTGCGCGAAGCTTGGCGCTTGGCGTTGAGCGAGCCCTTCTGCGGCAGTTTGATCAGGTCTCGAGCATCTCGCCCGCGATGACGGCGTTGCTAACGCGGAAGGGCGTTGAACCCGATAGGATATTCGAGCTCCGCAACTGGGTTGATGTGGATGCTATCCAAGCTATGCCGGCGGGATATGGAACCTATCGCAAAGAGGTCGGTATTCCGAGCGACCATCTCGTGGCGCTCTATTCTGGCAACATGGCGGCAAAGCAGGGCATAGAGATGTTGGCCGAGGTCGCCCGCCGCATGGAGGCGAGCAACGCGCCTATCACATTCCTCCTCTGTGGCGACGGGCCTGCCCGCGCGCCACTGGAGGTATCCTGTGAGGGTCTCGGCAATGTTCGGTTCCTGCCCCTGCAGCCGGTCGAGCGACTAAATGAGCTGCTGAACACCGCCGACATTCATTTGTTGCCCCAGAGACCCGAGGCCGCAGACCTAGTGTTGCCGTCCAAGCTTACAGGCATGCTCGCTTCTGGGCGCCCCGTGGTGGCCATGGCTCAACAGGGCTCGGGCTTGGCCAGCGAGATTGAAGGTTGCGGTGTCGCTGTCGAGGCGACAGTCGGAGCCATGGCCGAAGGGCTTCTGACCCTAAGCCGGGACGCTGCACTTAGGGCCCGTCTCGGCTCCACCGCCCGCCGATGCGCTGAGGAGCGATGGCGCAAGAGCGCCATCATCAGTGGATTTGAAGATCGGCTCTCGGCCCTATTTGCGAGTTAG